The genomic region AAGGGCAAAAGATTTGACCTTTTTAAGTGCGAGAGCGAGGCGTTTGCTGTCGAGCTTCCCGGGCATGGCGTCGAGGTGATCCCGCGCAGACCGAAAGGCGCGGTTTTGCAGAGTGATGGGCATGTCAGAGGCCCTGACTCGGACATTGAGGCTATCACGGTGATCTTGTTCCTCCACAGATTTCTTCTTCTGTATCAAACTGCTGAGGAACTTGCTCCGCCTCTCCAGCTCCAGCTCCGCTCCCTCCATTTCTCTCTTCGCCGATGATAATTTCACTCTCTCATATCAGTCAAAAAGTGCATTCCATGTGTTTGCGAGCAGTCCCCAAGAGGTCTCGATTGCAATGTAATTTGGGTTATATATTTGCTGTTGTTTGTCTTTTGATGCATTGTTTGCGTATGGGGCAGGGAGTTGGGGTAGGGGTAGGGGTAGGGGTAGTGgtgggagaaatttttaggtgtacccggtacaccaaaaaaatttcgtgtaccctcactcataatggtttgattttatttatttattgaggGTACAAAAAGTGAGGGTACACCAtttatgagtgagggtacacgaaatttttttggtgtacccggtacacctaaaaatttctctagTGGTGGACTGAGGAGTCAGCTTTTCCATACTTCGATTAGTAGAAAGCTGCCGACCAAAACAAACGTCATTGCCTAATGACAGATGAGAAATGTTAGGTCAGGCTCTCGACATTCCTTCTGACACATCATAATTTAACGTTAATATAtatgtcaatattataaaatatcgTGCTAAAGACATAAGGTAACAGAGAGTTCATGAATAATCCATTTTGAAAAAGTCTCATTATCATTTCTCATGCCAAATAATCGTTTTTTTGAGGTCTTTGAAGTAAAATTGTCGACAATGACATATTTTTTAGGGTGTTGTGAACACGATCCGGTCAATTGGTTGGAAACTtgacaataaattttttttaatcaattgtattattacagtTGGTGTACCAGACTGTATTCCGGCgtactaaaaaatttctcattggCTTATATTTCAATTAATTAAGTACGTTTACCATGTGCTTCTATTTAGTATTTACAATGTGAACGTAAATTACATTGACAAGAAGGAATGTATTCTGCATCCAAAATTGAATTTTCCAATTACAAGGCCATATGCTTCAATGATTAGAATGACCTACTATTTCTAAAGCAGAAGTAATTTTCACTCCAAACGTCCATGAAGGGCCTCAATTTTTTCAGCAAAACCACGATAATTGCGGGGAAAAGGTGAAACCACGATTGGGTAAGTCCGTGTCGGTGGGTCCTCCTCATGAATTTCTTTAGGTTTTTCTAATGTTGACGTGACTGATATTGCAAAGGATTTTTATCAGCTATGGTTCATGAGATTGACCAAACTATTCCCGCCTGTCACGCGGGTGACCCGGGTtcgatccccggcaacggcgccaaaatttgatgcgtgatttatgcgcacacaaattaaaccctctttttgacgatttgtagtataagtgcaagtagggatcgttctagaccggggattaggagggcttgctaaaaccttctaaattgacttaaaaacataaaaacacaatataaaacactatttaatgctcgaagaaagcaaaactaaaaataagaaagattaagactaagacttcaacgaaataggggggaattggatttggacgaatttaaactaaaat from Pyrus communis chromosome 4, drPyrComm1.1, whole genome shotgun sequence harbors:
- the LOC137731505 gene encoding dynein light chain 1, cytoplasmic-like — translated: MEGAELELERRSKFLSSLIQKKKSVEEQDHRDSLNVRVRASDMPITLQNRAFRSARDHLDAMPGKLDSKRLALALKKDFDSSYGPAWHCIVGTSFGSYVTHSTGGFLYFSIDKVYVLLFKTAVEPLDH